Proteins from a genomic interval of Pantoea deleyi:
- the purH gene encoding bifunctional phosphoribosylaminoimidazolecarboxamide formyltransferase/IMP cyclohydrolase translates to MQQPRPVRRALLSVSDKAGILEFAQALSHRGVELLSTGGTARLLAEAGLAVTEVSDYTGFPEMMDGRVKTLHPKVHGGILGRRGQDDAIMAQHDISPIDMVVVNLYPFAQTVAREGCSLEDAVENIDIGGPTMVRSAAKNHKDVAIVVSSGDYEAIIAEMDAHENGLTLETRFDLAIKAFEHTASYDSMIANYFGSLVPAYHGERNQPAGRFPRTLNLNFIKKQDMRYGENSHQDAAFYIEENIAEASVATAQQVQGKALSYNNIADTDAALECVKEFSEPACVIVKHANPCGVATGDSLLSAYDRAYQTDPTSAFGGIIALNRELDEATAQAIISRQFVEVIIAPAVSDAALKITAAKQNVRVLICGQWQTRTAALDFKRVNGGLLVQDRDLGMVDASQLRVVSKRQPSEQELRDALFCWKVAKFVKSNAIVYARDGMTIGIGAGQMSRVYSAKIAGIKAGDEGLEVKGSAMASDAFFPFRDGIDAAAAVGVSCVIQPGGSIRDEEVIAAADEHGIAMIFTDMRHFRH, encoded by the coding sequence ATGCAACAACCTCGTCCTGTACGCCGCGCCCTGCTCAGTGTCTCTGACAAAGCCGGTATCCTCGAATTTGCTCAGGCGCTCTCCCATCGCGGTGTCGAACTGCTCTCTACAGGTGGAACCGCTCGCCTGCTGGCGGAGGCGGGTCTGGCTGTCACAGAAGTCTCTGACTATACCGGCTTCCCGGAAATGATGGATGGACGTGTCAAAACCCTGCATCCGAAAGTACATGGCGGCATTTTGGGTCGTCGCGGCCAGGATGATGCCATTATGGCGCAGCATGACATCAGCCCAATCGACATGGTGGTCGTTAACCTTTATCCCTTTGCACAGACGGTTGCCCGTGAAGGGTGCTCACTGGAAGATGCCGTTGAGAACATCGATATCGGTGGCCCGACGATGGTACGTTCGGCTGCCAAGAACCATAAGGATGTGGCGATCGTGGTCAGCAGTGGCGACTACGAGGCGATCATCGCTGAGATGGATGCCCACGAAAATGGCCTGACGCTTGAAACCCGTTTCGATCTGGCGATTAAGGCGTTTGAACACACCGCCTCGTATGACAGCATGATCGCTAACTATTTCGGTAGCCTGGTGCCCGCCTATCACGGCGAACGTAATCAGCCCGCCGGCCGCTTCCCCCGTACCCTGAATCTGAACTTCATTAAGAAACAGGATATGCGCTACGGTGAAAACAGCCATCAGGATGCCGCCTTCTATATAGAAGAGAACATTGCCGAAGCGTCGGTAGCGACAGCGCAGCAGGTTCAGGGCAAGGCGCTCTCCTATAACAACATTGCCGACACAGACGCGGCGCTGGAGTGTGTGAAAGAGTTCAGCGAGCCCGCCTGCGTTATCGTCAAGCATGCTAACCCCTGCGGCGTGGCAACCGGTGACAGCCTGCTGTCAGCCTATGACCGCGCTTATCAGACCGACCCGACCTCTGCATTTGGCGGCATCATCGCCTTAAACCGCGAGCTGGATGAAGCCACGGCGCAGGCGATTATCAGCCGTCAGTTCGTCGAGGTGATCATCGCTCCGGCCGTTTCCGATGCGGCCCTGAAAATCACCGCCGCTAAGCAGAACGTTCGTGTGCTGATTTGCGGTCAGTGGCAGACCCGCACGGCGGCGCTGGATTTCAAACGTGTGAACGGCGGCCTGCTGGTTCAGGATCGCGATCTCGGCATGGTTGACGCCAGCCAGCTGCGCGTGGTCAGCAAGCGTCAGCCGTCAGAGCAGGAGCTGCGTGATGCGCTGTTCTGCTGGAAGGTGGCCAAGTTTGTGAAATCGAACGCCATCGTTTATGCACGCGACGGCATGACGATCGGTATCGGCGCCGGACAGATGAGCCGCGTCTATTCCGCGAAGATTGCGGGTATCAAAGCCGGTGATGAAGGTCTGGAAGTCAAAGGCTCGGCGATGGCGTCGGATGCGTTCTTCCCCTTCCGCGACGGTATTGATGCTGCAGCCGCAGTGGGTGTGAGCTGTGTGATCCAGCCTGGCGGCTCTATTCGCGATGAAGAAGTGATCGCCGCTGCAGATGAGCACGGCATTGCCATGATCTTCACCGACATGCGCCATTTCCGCCATTAA
- the purD gene encoding phosphoribosylamine--glycine ligase gives MKILVIGNGGREHALAWKAAQSPLAETVFVAPGNAGTALEPALQNVAISATDIPALLAFARREKIDLTIVGPEAPLVIGVVDAFREAGLKIFGPTQAAAQLEGSKAFTKDFLARHQIPSAAYQNFTEVEPALAWLREKGAPIVIKADGLAAGKGVIVAMTLQEAEEAVQDMLAGNAFGDAGHRIVIEEFLEGEEASFIVMVDGEHVLPMATSQDHKRVGDGDTGPNTGGMGAYSPAPVVTDEIHQRIMDQVIWPTVRGMAAEGNVYTGFLYAGLMIDHTGQPKVIEFNCRFGDPETQPIMLRLQSDLVDLCLAACEGKLDQKTSDWDPRPALGVVLAAGGYPGDYAQGDQIHGLPLEEVADGKVFHAGTRLEEDRVLTNGGRVLCVTALGDDVAAAQQRAYALTRPISWQGSFCRRDIGYRAINRK, from the coding sequence ATGAAAATTTTAGTAATCGGCAACGGCGGACGTGAACATGCGCTGGCCTGGAAAGCCGCTCAGTCGCCGCTGGCGGAAACCGTGTTCGTTGCGCCGGGTAACGCCGGAACGGCACTGGAGCCTGCGCTGCAGAATGTCGCTATCAGTGCGACCGATATCCCTGCCCTGCTTGCGTTTGCGCGGCGTGAAAAGATCGATCTGACGATTGTCGGGCCGGAAGCCCCGCTGGTGATTGGCGTGGTCGATGCCTTCCGCGAGGCCGGGCTCAAGATCTTTGGCCCGACCCAGGCCGCCGCGCAGCTGGAAGGTTCGAAAGCCTTTACCAAGGATTTCCTGGCGCGCCATCAGATCCCCAGCGCCGCTTACCAGAACTTCACCGAAGTCGAGCCGGCTCTGGCCTGGCTGCGCGAGAAAGGCGCGCCGATTGTTATTAAGGCCGACGGCCTGGCGGCGGGTAAAGGCGTGATTGTGGCGATGACGCTGCAGGAAGCCGAAGAGGCGGTGCAGGATATGCTGGCCGGTAACGCCTTTGGCGATGCCGGACACCGCATCGTGATCGAAGAGTTCCTTGAGGGTGAAGAAGCCAGCTTTATCGTTATGGTCGATGGCGAGCATGTGCTGCCGATGGCCACCAGCCAGGACCATAAACGTGTCGGCGACGGTGACACCGGACCGAATACCGGCGGAATGGGGGCTTACTCACCGGCTCCGGTTGTGACGGATGAGATCCACCAGCGCATTATGGATCAGGTGATCTGGCCGACCGTACGTGGCATGGCCGCTGAAGGCAACGTCTACACCGGTTTTCTCTATGCCGGCCTGATGATCGACCACACCGGCCAGCCGAAAGTGATCGAATTCAACTGCCGCTTTGGCGATCCGGAAACACAGCCGATCATGCTGCGCCTGCAGTCGGATCTGGTCGATCTTTGCCTGGCTGCCTGCGAAGGTAAGCTGGATCAAAAAACGTCGGACTGGGATCCCCGTCCTGCGCTGGGCGTGGTGCTGGCGGCAGGAGGTTATCCGGGTGACTACGCACAGGGCGATCAGATCCATGGTCTGCCACTGGAAGAGGTCGCGGATGGTAAAGTCTTCCACGCCGGCACCCGTCTGGAAGAAGATCGCGTACTGACGAACGGCGGCCGCGTGCTCTGCGTCACCGCCCTGGGTGACGATGTGGCAGCCGCTCAACAGCGTGCCTATGCGCTGACCCGACCTATCTCCTGGCAGGGCAGCTTCTGCCGTCGCGATATCGGCTACCGCGCCATCAATCGCAAATAA
- a CDS encoding DUF1481 domain-containing protein, producing MTPLFQRLSVLSLSLFLFGCSSTPDIPPFSASGYLADRGVVRIWRKNNDHQSVHIRTLYTPFSGGEGEVTDYVWLEDALTSIQRQVKGSAPDDVTLRFDQAGGLTFMQRQLAGRREAVSPDTVELYKFDAQRMRSLSDALLSGRVFLRQGHWQGNGMLTLCEGQQVRPAFDADALQMLTQQQSNARAPLMVSWLEAPEGVQLLRISQQDACAQQPTEDDM from the coding sequence ATGACCCCGCTGTTTCAGCGTTTATCTGTTCTGTCTCTCTCCCTGTTTCTTTTTGGCTGTAGTTCCACCCCGGATATTCCTCCCTTTTCTGCCAGCGGCTATCTTGCCGATCGCGGCGTCGTGCGCATCTGGCGCAAAAACAACGATCATCAGTCGGTGCATATCCGCACTCTCTATACGCCGTTCAGCGGCGGCGAGGGCGAGGTTACAGATTACGTCTGGCTGGAAGATGCCCTGACCAGCATTCAGCGTCAGGTAAAGGGGAGTGCGCCCGACGATGTGACCCTGCGCTTTGACCAGGCCGGTGGCCTTACCTTTATGCAGCGTCAGCTCGCAGGCCGCCGTGAAGCGGTCAGCCCTGATACGGTTGAGCTCTATAAGTTTGATGCGCAGCGGATGCGTAGCCTCAGCGATGCGCTGCTGAGCGGCCGTGTGTTCCTCAGGCAGGGACACTGGCAGGGGAACGGAATGCTGACGCTTTGTGAAGGCCAGCAGGTCAGACCGGCGTTTGACGCGGATGCGCTGCAGATGCTGACACAGCAGCAGAGTAACGCCCGGGCACCGCTGATGGTGTCATGGCTTGAAGCGCCGGAGGGTGTTCAGCTGTTGCGGATCAGCCAGCAGGATGCGTGCGCACAGCAGCCGACAGAAGACGACATGTGA
- the hupA gene encoding nucleoid-associated protein HU-alpha has product MNKTQLIDVIAEKADLSKTQAKAALESTLAAITESLKDGDAVQLVGFGTFKVNHRAERTGRNPQTGKEIKIAAANVPAFVSGKALKDAVK; this is encoded by the coding sequence ATGAACAAGACTCAACTGATTGATGTGATCGCAGAAAAAGCTGACCTGTCTAAAACCCAGGCTAAGGCAGCGCTGGAATCAACTCTGGCTGCGATCACTGAGTCTCTGAAAGATGGTGATGCTGTACAACTGGTTGGTTTTGGTACTTTTAAAGTGAACCACCGCGCTGAGCGTACCGGTCGTAACCCGCAGACTGGCAAAGAGATCAAAATCGCTGCAGCAAACGTACCGGCATTCGTGTCTGGTAAAGCGCTGAAAGACGCCGTTAAGTAA
- a CDS encoding YjaG family protein: MLQNPVHLRLAKLQSWQHLTFMACLCERMYPNYHAFCEQTEFAEPALYRRILDLIWESLTVKDAKINFDSQLEKLEAAIPDGDAFEVYGVYPAIDACVALSEVVHAQLSGETLEHAIEVSRTSITTVAMLEMTQAGREMTDEELRENPAVIDEWDLQWEIFRLLAECEERDLELIKGLRSDLREAGISNIGINFQQ; encoded by the coding sequence ATGTTACAAAATCCCGTTCATCTGCGTCTGGCGAAGCTGCAAAGCTGGCAGCACCTGACTTTTATGGCCTGCCTGTGCGAACGCATGTATCCCAACTATCATGCATTCTGCGAGCAGACTGAATTTGCCGAACCGGCACTCTATCGTCGTATTCTTGATCTGATCTGGGAAAGCCTGACGGTCAAAGATGCGAAGATTAACTTCGACAGCCAGCTGGAAAAACTCGAAGCCGCCATTCCTGATGGGGATGCATTTGAGGTTTACGGCGTCTATCCGGCTATCGATGCCTGCGTGGCATTGAGCGAAGTCGTTCATGCGCAGCTGAGCGGGGAAACGCTTGAGCACGCCATTGAGGTCAGCAGGACCTCCATTACGACGGTGGCCATGCTGGAAATGACCCAGGCTGGACGCGAAATGACCGACGAAGAGCTGCGAGAAAACCCGGCTGTCATCGATGAGTGGGACCTTCAGTGGGAGATTTTCCGCCTGCTGGCGGAGTGTGAAGAGCGCGACCTGGAATTGATTAAGGGTCTGCGATCTGACCTGCGTGAAGCGGGAATTAGCAACATCGGTATAAATTTCCAGCAGTAA
- the nfi gene encoding deoxyribonuclease V (cleaves DNA at apurinic or apyrimidinic sites) has product MDIAALRAEQLQRAADVVREDDFDVLPPRFIGGADVGFEQEGAITRAAMVVLEYPSLTLVEHRIARIETTMPYIPGFLSFREYPALMAAWQMLEQKPDLLFVDGHGISHPRRLGVASHFGLLVDVPTIGVAKRRLCGRFEEPDAQPGSRQPLMDKGEQIGWVWRSKQRCNPLFVATGHRVSLDTALQWVENCTRGYRLPEPTRWADAVASNRTAFQRWQNAL; this is encoded by the coding sequence ATGGATATTGCCGCACTTCGCGCTGAGCAGCTTCAACGCGCCGCTGACGTGGTGCGTGAGGATGACTTCGACGTGCTGCCGCCCCGCTTTATTGGCGGGGCGGACGTGGGATTCGAGCAGGAAGGCGCGATCACGCGGGCGGCGATGGTCGTGCTGGAATATCCCTCGTTAACGCTGGTGGAGCATCGCATCGCCCGTATCGAGACCACCATGCCCTATATCCCGGGCTTCCTCTCGTTCCGGGAATATCCGGCGCTGATGGCGGCGTGGCAGATGCTGGAGCAGAAGCCGGACCTGCTGTTTGTGGACGGGCACGGCATCTCCCATCCCAGACGGCTCGGCGTCGCGTCACATTTTGGCCTGCTGGTGGATGTGCCGACGATAGGGGTGGCCAAGCGCCGCCTCTGTGGTCGTTTTGAGGAGCCGGACGCGCAGCCCGGCAGTCGTCAGCCGCTGATGGATAAAGGCGAACAGATAGGCTGGGTCTGGCGCAGCAAGCAGCGCTGCAATCCGCTGTTTGTCGCCACGGGGCACCGGGTCAGCCTGGATACCGCGCTGCAGTGGGTGGAAAACTGTACGCGCGGTTACCGTCTGCCGGAGCCGACACGCTGGGCAGATGCGGTTGCCTCTAACCGAACCGCTTTCCAGCGCTGGCAAAACGCGCTTTAA
- the hemE gene encoding uroporphyrinogen decarboxylase, with translation MSELKNDRYLRALLRQPVDVTPVWMMRQAGRYLPEYKATRAQAGDFMSLCKNAELACEVTLQPLRRYPLDAAILFSDILTIPDAMGLGLYFEAGEGPRFANPVTCRADVERLPVPDPEMELGYVMNAVRTIRKNLNGDLPLIGFSGSPWTLATYMVEGGSSKAFTRIKKMMYAEPATLHAMLDKLADSVILYLNAQIRAGAQSVMVFDTWGGVLTGRDYREFSLHYMHKIVDGLLRENDGRRVPVTLFTKGGGQWLEAMAATGCDALGLDWTTDIDDARRRVGDKVALQGNMDPSMLYAAPERIEQEVAGILERFGAGTGHVFNLGHGIHQDVPPENAGVFVEAVHRLSRPWHQE, from the coding sequence ATGAGTGAACTGAAGAACGATCGTTATTTGCGTGCCCTGTTACGTCAGCCGGTCGATGTCACGCCGGTATGGATGATGCGACAAGCCGGGCGCTATTTGCCGGAGTACAAAGCGACGCGCGCCCAGGCGGGTGACTTTATGTCGCTGTGTAAAAACGCCGAGCTGGCCTGTGAAGTCACCCTGCAGCCGCTGCGCCGTTATCCGCTGGATGCCGCCATCCTCTTCAGTGACATCCTGACGATTCCGGATGCGATGGGACTGGGACTCTATTTCGAAGCGGGTGAAGGTCCGCGTTTCGCAAACCCTGTGACCTGCCGCGCGGACGTCGAGCGTTTACCGGTGCCCGATCCGGAAATGGAGCTGGGCTATGTGATGAATGCCGTTCGCACCATCCGTAAAAATCTCAACGGCGACCTGCCGCTGATCGGCTTCTCGGGCAGCCCCTGGACGCTGGCGACCTATATGGTCGAAGGCGGCAGCAGCAAGGCCTTTACCCGCATCAAGAAGATGATGTATGCCGAGCCCGCCACGCTGCACGCGATGCTGGACAAGCTGGCCGACAGCGTCATCCTCTACCTCAACGCGCAGATCCGCGCCGGTGCGCAGTCCGTCATGGTGTTTGATACCTGGGGCGGCGTGCTGACCGGTCGTGACTACCGCGAGTTCTCACTCCACTACATGCACAAAATTGTCGATGGCCTGCTGCGTGAAAACGACGGCCGCCGTGTGCCGGTGACGCTGTTCACCAAAGGGGGCGGACAGTGGCTGGAAGCGATGGCGGCCACCGGCTGTGATGCGCTGGGTCTCGACTGGACCACCGACATCGATGACGCACGCCGTCGCGTTGGCGACAAAGTGGCGCTGCAGGGCAACATGGACCCCTCTATGCTCTATGCGGCCCCTGAGCGTATCGAACAGGAAGTGGCGGGTATCCTTGAGCGCTTTGGCGCGGGCACCGGCCACGTCTTCAATCTGGGACACGGTATTCATCAGGATGTTCCGCCAGAAAATGCCGGCGTCTTTGTGGAGGCGGTGCACCGTCTGTCACGTCCCTGGCATCAGGAGTAA
- the nudC gene encoding NAD(+) diphosphatase codes for MQCEISSVDAGWWIVSHEQKLWLPQGDLPHGNAEKFGLTGSKARTIGEWQGEKVWLICEPRPADMFSVRQLIDQDVELFQLAGRGVQLAEFYRSHRWCGYCGHEMHHSKHEFACLCSHCRERYYPQIAPCIIVAIRRGDEILLANHARHRNKVYTVLAGFVEVGETLEQAVAREVMEESNIRIKNVRYVTSQPWPFPQSLMTAFMAEYESGDLQHDGKELLDAAWFRFDDLPLLPPPGTVARRLIEDTVALCRAEA; via the coding sequence ATGCAATGCGAAATCTCAAGCGTAGACGCTGGATGGTGGATTGTCAGCCATGAACAGAAACTTTGGTTGCCACAAGGTGATTTACCCCACGGAAACGCCGAAAAATTTGGCTTAACGGGCAGTAAAGCCCGGACGATTGGGGAGTGGCAGGGTGAAAAAGTCTGGCTGATTTGCGAGCCGCGTCCAGCCGATATGTTTTCGGTACGGCAGCTGATCGATCAGGATGTGGAACTGTTTCAGCTGGCCGGGCGCGGCGTGCAGCTGGCAGAGTTCTACCGCTCTCATCGCTGGTGCGGCTACTGCGGGCATGAAATGCACCACAGCAAACATGAATTTGCCTGCCTGTGCAGTCACTGCCGCGAACGCTACTATCCACAGATCGCGCCCTGCATCATTGTGGCTATCCGCCGCGGCGATGAGATCCTGCTGGCAAACCATGCCCGGCATCGCAACAAGGTCTACACCGTGCTGGCGGGGTTTGTCGAAGTCGGCGAAACGCTGGAGCAGGCCGTCGCCCGTGAGGTGATGGAAGAGAGCAATATCCGCATCAAAAATGTCCGTTACGTGACCTCCCAGCCGTGGCCCTTCCCGCAATCGCTGATGACCGCCTTTATGGCGGAGTATGAGAGCGGCGATCTGCAGCACGACGGCAAAGAGCTGCTGGATGCGGCCTGGTTCCGGTTCGACGATCTGCCGCTGCTGCCTCCGCCGGGCACCGTGGCACGCCGCCTGATTGAAGATACCGTCGCCCTGTGCCGCGCAGAAGCGTGA
- the rsd gene encoding sigma D regulator: MLNQLEVLAERVGGSNELVDSWLEARRQLLVNYYHLVGLKPNKEALTRLDEQALDNFCHGLVDYLSAGHFSIYERVINEMSGDSPMIAAAQIYPPLEANTERLMQLYDGHLQQAIDDENCMTFQQALSEVGEVLEARFTLEDKLIQLAWDNQLAKPPVANDSQIARPA; encoded by the coding sequence ATGCTTAACCAGTTAGAAGTCCTGGCTGAACGCGTAGGTGGCAGTAATGAACTGGTCGATTCATGGCTTGAAGCCCGTCGTCAGCTCCTGGTGAACTATTATCACCTCGTCGGTCTTAAACCCAACAAAGAGGCGCTGACGCGTCTGGATGAGCAGGCGCTGGACAACTTCTGTCACGGTCTGGTCGATTACCTCTCTGCAGGTCACTTCAGCATCTATGAGCGCGTCATCAACGAGATGAGTGGCGACAGCCCGATGATTGCCGCCGCGCAGATCTACCCGCCGCTGGAAGCGAACACCGAGCGTCTGATGCAGCTGTATGATGGTCACCTGCAGCAGGCGATTGACGATGAGAACTGCATGACCTTCCAGCAGGCGCTGTCCGAAGTGGGCGAAGTGCTGGAAGCGCGCTTTACGCTGGAAGATAAGCTGATTCAGCTTGCGTGGGATAATCAGCTGGCCAAACCGCCCGTTGCCAACGACAGCCAGATTGCCCGTCCGGCGTAA
- the thiC gene encoding phosphomethylpyrimidine synthase ThiC: MSDPKMTRREQRAQAQEFIHSLRGGSAFPRSRRIWITGSRDDIRVPMREIAMTPTPTGGSKDAPLYEQNEAVPVYDTAGAYGDPAAEIDVHRGLAKLRAGWIAERDDSEPLSQNSSGYTQQRLADEGLDHLRFDQLPIPRRARTGRCVTQLHYARQGIVTPEMEFIALRENMGRDRIRAEVLLQQHPGHSFGAHLPAAITPEFVRQEVAAGRAIIPANINHPESEPMIIGRNFLVKVNANIGNSAVTSSIEEEVEKLVWSTRWGADTVMDLSTGRYIHETREWILRNSPVPIGTVPIYQALEKVNGVAESLNWAIFRDTLLEQAEQGVDYFTIHAGVLLRYVPMTAKRLTGIVSRGGSIMAKWCLSHHQENFLYQHFREICEICAAYDVSLSLGDGLRPGSIQDANDEAQFAELRTLGELTRIAWEYDVQVMIEGPGHVPMHMIRRNMTEQLDLCDEAPFYTLGPLTTDIAPGYDHFTSGIGAAMIGWFGCAMLCYVTPKEHLGLPNKEDVKQGLITYKIAAHAADLAKGHPGAQIRDNAMSKARFEFRWEDQFNLALDPHTARTMHDETLPQESGKVAHFCSMCGPKFCSMKISQEVRAFAARQDTRAEPVTVGMAQMSDRFRRHGGELYHPADTLKED; this comes from the coding sequence ATGTCTGACCCTAAAATGACCCGTCGTGAACAACGCGCCCAGGCGCAGGAATTTATCCACTCCCTGCGGGGCGGCAGTGCGTTCCCCCGCTCCCGTCGTATCTGGATAACCGGCAGCCGGGACGATATCCGCGTGCCGATGCGGGAAATCGCGATGACGCCGACCCCTACCGGCGGCAGCAAAGACGCGCCACTCTATGAACAGAATGAAGCCGTGCCGGTCTATGACACGGCGGGTGCCTATGGCGACCCCGCCGCAGAGATCGACGTGCATCGGGGTCTGGCGAAGCTGCGCGCCGGCTGGATTGCTGAACGCGACGACAGTGAACCCCTAAGCCAGAACAGCTCCGGCTATACCCAGCAGCGACTGGCTGATGAGGGGCTGGACCACCTGCGCTTCGACCAGCTGCCAATCCCGCGACGCGCCCGGACAGGCCGCTGCGTCACGCAACTGCACTACGCCCGCCAGGGGATTGTTACCCCGGAGATGGAGTTCATCGCCCTGCGGGAAAATATGGGCCGGGATCGCATCCGCGCGGAGGTGCTGCTGCAACAGCATCCGGGCCACAGTTTTGGCGCACATCTGCCCGCTGCCATAACGCCCGAGTTCGTGCGGCAGGAGGTAGCGGCCGGTCGCGCCATCATCCCGGCCAATATCAACCACCCTGAATCGGAACCGATGATCATCGGCCGCAACTTTCTGGTAAAGGTCAACGCCAACATCGGCAATTCCGCGGTGACCTCTTCCATTGAAGAGGAAGTGGAGAAGCTGGTCTGGTCCACCCGCTGGGGCGCCGATACGGTGATGGATCTCTCCACCGGACGCTATATCCATGAAACGCGCGAATGGATCCTGCGCAACAGCCCGGTGCCCATCGGCACCGTCCCCATCTATCAGGCGCTGGAGAAAGTAAATGGCGTGGCCGAGTCACTGAACTGGGCGATCTTCCGGGATACGCTGCTTGAGCAGGCGGAACAGGGGGTGGATTACTTCACTATCCACGCGGGCGTGCTGCTGCGCTATGTGCCGATGACGGCGAAGCGGCTGACCGGCATTGTGTCACGCGGCGGTTCGATCATGGCGAAATGGTGCCTGTCGCACCATCAGGAGAACTTCCTCTATCAGCATTTCCGGGAAATCTGTGAAATCTGCGCCGCATATGACGTCTCCCTGTCGCTGGGTGACGGTTTACGTCCGGGTTCGATTCAGGATGCCAACGATGAGGCGCAGTTTGCCGAGCTGCGCACCCTGGGCGAACTGACCCGCATCGCCTGGGAATATGACGTTCAGGTGATGATTGAAGGGCCGGGCCATGTGCCGATGCATATGATCCGCCGCAACATGACCGAACAGCTCGACCTGTGCGATGAAGCGCCCTTCTACACGCTTGGCCCGCTGACTACCGATATCGCGCCCGGCTATGACCATTTCACTTCCGGTATCGGTGCCGCCATGATCGGCTGGTTTGGCTGCGCCATGCTCTGTTACGTTACCCCCAAAGAGCATCTGGGTCTGCCGAACAAGGAGGATGTGAAACAGGGATTGATTACCTACAAAATCGCGGCCCATGCCGCCGATCTGGCGAAAGGCCATCCGGGCGCGCAGATCCGCGATAACGCGATGTCCAAGGCGCGCTTTGAATTCCGCTGGGAGGACCAGTTCAATCTGGCCCTTGATCCCCACACTGCCCGGACGATGCATGACGAAACCCTGCCGCAGGAGTCGGGCAAGGTGGCGCACTTCTGCTCGATGTGTGGCCCGAAATTCTGCTCGATGAAAATTTCTCAGGAGGTGCGTGCGTTCGCCGCCCGCCAGGATACGCGCGCCGAGCCTGTCACCGTAGGCATGGCGCAGATGTCAGACCGATTTCGTCGCCACGGCGGTGAACTCTATCACCCCGCCGACACTCTGAAGGAGGATTAA
- the thiE gene encoding thiamine phosphate synthase, which produces MPAFPATAPRLGLYPVVDSPDWIARLLEAGVRTIQLRIKDQPEAIAEPAIAQAIALAQRYDARLFINDYWALAIKHRAYGVHLGQEDLDIADLDRIRQAGLRLGISTHDDAELDRALAIQPSYIALGHIFPTQTKAMPSAPQGLEQLKQHLARLTDIPTVAIGGISIARAPGVLATGVGSIAVVSAITQAEDWRAATATLLALTEGDGQAC; this is translated from the coding sequence ATGCCTGCATTTCCTGCTACCGCCCCGCGCCTGGGGCTTTATCCGGTGGTTGACAGCCCCGACTGGATCGCACGCCTGCTGGAGGCGGGCGTCCGCACGATCCAGCTGCGCATAAAAGATCAGCCCGAGGCGATCGCTGAGCCTGCCATCGCGCAGGCGATTGCGCTGGCTCAGCGCTACGATGCGCGCCTGTTTATCAACGATTACTGGGCGCTGGCGATAAAGCATCGGGCCTATGGCGTCCATCTGGGTCAGGAGGACCTGGATATCGCCGATCTTGACCGCATTCGGCAGGCCGGCTTACGGCTGGGGATCTCAACCCATGATGATGCGGAACTGGATCGCGCCCTGGCGATCCAGCCCTCTTACATCGCGCTGGGCCATATCTTCCCGACTCAGACCAAAGCGATGCCGTCTGCGCCACAGGGCCTCGAGCAGCTGAAACAGCATCTGGCCCGCCTGACCGACATCCCTACCGTGGCGATTGGCGGGATCTCGATAGCCCGTGCGCCCGGGGTGCTGGCCACTGGCGTGGGCAGCATTGCGGTGGTGAGCGCGATTACTCAGGCGGAGGACTGGCGTGCCGCAACCGCGACGCTGCTGGCGCTGACCGAAGGCGATGGGCAGGCATGCTGA